The window CGCCGTTGACGGCGTAGATGGTCACGAAGTGAACGAGGACGGTCGCGGTTGCGACCGAGAGGACGCGGCCGTCGACCGTCGCTGGGGGATCGGTATCACGATCAACGCGGTACCCGCGCCGACGCGCGTCGATCGACCAGCGAGCGCCCAGCGGCAGAAAGAGTCCGAGAACCAGCAGGGACAGCAGGATCGTGTCCCCGCCGTTGAGGACGTAGGGGTTTCGGGCTTGCATCGAGGCGAGCAAGATCGCGGAGCCGAGCGTCGCCGGCGTCGTCCGGTAGCCGACGAGCAACAGCCCGGCGAAGACGCCGGCGACCGCGAACAACAGCCCCTGTACCCACGCCGAACCCGACAGCGCGTGCAGCGAAAGCGCCTCGAACGTCGGAAAGAGTTCCGCTAGCGCCGATCGCGGCAGCGTTCCGGCGTCGGTGTAGAACGTCACGACTCCCGGAACCCGGAGATAGAGGAGATCGCAGAGGAGAATCAGTCCCAGCGCGATCCGAAACGCAGCGAGCGCTCGCGGGTCGATTCCGAGTCGCGGTGCGACCGCTGATCGAAGCCGGGTAGCGACCGCTGCTCGGCTGCCTACCGTCGACGCATCGGATCGGGAGGGAATCATCGGCGGGACCGCTCGAGGCTCGAGTCGGTCCCCAGTTCTCAACAATCGTATAAGTGTTTTGTCGTCACTCGGCGTCGTGGTCGACTCGAGCGGTAGACGCCGAACGGCGACGCTCCCGACGCATCGTCCCGGAGAAGCTTTGCGAGGGCAAGACGCTCCGTCTTGCCGCACTGTTGCAGTGCGAGGGGAGGGAATCGAACCCACGAACCCCTACGGGAGCGGATCTTGAGTCCGCCGCCGTTGACCGCTTGGCTACCCTCGCACGCAGCCGTTCGTACGACCGTGTCGTTTGAATAGTCTGCGATTTCTCGTGCGGCGACTCGAGCGTGCGATCGCGATCTACTAGTCCAACCGATCAGGCCGTCGATTCACCGTGCTCGAGGTCCGGTGCCGACTCCGAACCGGACTCGAGATCGAAGTCGAGGTCGTCGGCCGCGTACTGCGTTTCGCAGTTCGGGCACCGATAGCCGCCCTCGATGTGCTCGTAGAGGCGCTCTCCGCAGTTCTGACATCGCCCGTAGGGGTGGTTCATTCACCCGAGGTTACCAGTTCGATCGAAATAAACGTCAGCCTTCTCGGAGACAGGCTTTACGTACGCCGACGGCCGGGCACGCCGAACAGTATACCCGTCGCACGCACGAAGGATACTCCATGAGCGATCACACCAGCGATCCCACCGTCGCGCCGCCGCCCGACGGCACGGCGCCGACCGGCTGGCTCGCGTCCGCTGGCCGCTGGGAGCATGCGACCCTCCGGAAGGCGACGATCCACGGCGTGCGGCTGTTCAACGACGGCGCCTACCACGAGAGCCACGACTGCTTCGAACTCGAGTGGTACAACTACGGCCGCGGCAGCGAGGAGAGCGCCTTCCTCCACGGGATGGTCCAAGTCGCCGCGGGCGCGTACAAGCACGTGGATTTCGAGAACGACGACGGGATGCGCTCGCTGTTTGGAACCGCCCTCCAGTACTTCCAGGGCGTCCCCACCGACTACTACGGCGTCGACGTCCTCGAGATTCGGACGACGCTGACCAACGCCCTCGAGGACCCTACCGTCATCGACGGCTGGCGGATTCCGATCGACGGCGAGCGACCGACCGCGCGAGCGATCGATTACGAGTACATCGAGGCTCTCGAGGAGTGACAATTCCGCCCGTCCGCCCGCGAAATCGGTCGGCTGTGTGCGGGACGGTACCGTGATTTCCGCTCGTCGTACTCGTCTTCCGACCGGCAGGGAGTGTGACAGACCGAACGGCCTTTGTCCGCGTAGCCCAACTAACGGACAATGAGAGTCGCACAGATCGGGTCGGGAACGCCGGAGATCGCAGTCGTTGCGGGCGTCCACGGGGACGAACCCTGTGGCGTCCGCGCGGTCGAACGGCTGCTGGACGAGCGCCCGACCGTCGAACGGCCCGTCAAGCTCATCGTCGCCAACGAGAAAGCCTTGGAGCGGCGGGTGCGATTCGTCGACGAGGATCTCAACCGCGCGTTCCCGGGCGATCCGGACGCGAAGACCCACGAAGGACAGCTCGCCAACCGGCTCGTCGAGGAACTCGAGGGTTGTCTCACCTTCTCGATGCACTCCACACAGAGCCACGCAGAGCCGTTCGCAATCGTTAACGGCGTCAGCGAGACGGCCGAGGAAATCGTTCCGCAACTCCCGGTTACGGCGATGGTCGAGACGAGCAACTTCGCGGAGGGACGGCTCTTCTCCGAGATCGACACCATCGAGGTCGAGTGTGGGATGCAGGGGTCGGAGACGGCCGCGCAGAACGCCGACCGGTTGACGCGGGCGTTCCTCACGGCCGTCGGCGCCTTGCCCGGCGACGCGATGCGTCGCGATCTGCCGGTCTTCCGGCTCACCGACGTCATCCGCAAGCAGGAGGCCGACACCTACGAGGTGTTCGTCGACAACTTCACCGAGGTCGAGGCCGGCGAGTCGTTCGCGGCGGCCGACGGCGACGAGCAGATCGCCGACGAGTCGTTCTACCCGGTGCTCATGTCGTCGAACGGCTACCGCGACGTCTTCGGTTACGCCGCCGAAAAGCTGGACGTGCTGACGGCGCCGCCGGCAGCCGACTGAACCGATTGCACCGACGGTAGCGGCGCGTTCGAGGACCAACTGTTGTCGCACCCGCATGCTTCCTTGAGGTGAGTGTGCCGGGGGAAGGTACGGTGCTCGCAACAGTTGTGATCGCGGTGTGAGTTTTTCTCGCCGTTGTTACTGTATCCAGCCTGAACGCAGCCTGTCTCGGGGGCTCCGCTCGTAGTCATCGCTGGTAGTGCGACGGAATCCCACACTGTGGAAATACCTAACAGGACCGTTCTCGATACGTGTCGTATGGTCGACAAAGACGCCGTTCGTCGGGGCTACGACGGACTGGCGGAAACGTACGCCGCGCGGCGCGATCCCGACGACGGCGAGTGGGCGATGCTCGAGCGACTGCGGAAGCAGTTGCCGGCAGCCGCGCGGGTGCTCGACGCCGGCTGCGGGCAGGGCGATCCGATACTGCGCCGGCTGGCAGAGGCTCCCGCGATCGAAGCGACCGGCGTCGACTTCTCGCGCGAGCAACTGCGGTTCGCGCACGAAGCCGCTCCGGACGCCGCCCTCGCGCAAGGCGATATCACGTCGCTTCCAGTGGGCGACGACGCGTTCGACGCCGTGACCGCCTTTCACTCGCTGATTCACGTCCCCGAATCGGAACATCAGGCGGTCATCGACGAGTTCGCGCGCATCCTGCGTCCGGGCGGGCTGGCCCTGCTGACCGAAGGGACGAACGACTGGCACGGCAGGAACCCGGACTGGCTCGAGACCGGCGTCGAGATGCAGTGGCACATCGCCGGCGCGGACACAACGCGGGAGCAACTCCGGGCCGCCGGATTTACCGTCCGCGACGAGCGGCTGGTCGGCGACGAACTCGCCGACGAAGACGCTTCGTGGACGGTGTTTCTCGCGCAACTCGAGGCCTGAGCGGGCTGCTCGAGCGCTCGAGCCGCCGCGGGGCTTCCGGACAGTACCGTGGGCCGACGCAAGGTCTATCCCTCCGCGCCGCCATACGACGGATATGGACTTTCCACCGAACCAGGGACTCGATCAGGAGGAAGTAAACGAACACGTTGCAGAAGCCATCGAAGAAAACGAGGTCGTCCTCTTCATGAAGGGGACCGAACTCATGCCCCAGTGTGGCTACTCCCGCAAGGCGCTCGGGCTGATCGATCACCACCGCGACGAGTACGAGACGGTCGACGTCCTCGAGTCGCTCGACGAGTACCGACAGGCCCTTGCCGAACACAGCGACTGGGAGACCATCCCGCAGACGTTCGTCGACGGCGAGTTCGTGGGCGGCTCGGACATCCTCGAGGAACTCGAGGAGCGCGACGAGCTCGCAGAGACGCTCAACGCGGCCTAACAGCGCCGAATCGAGTTGTGGCTCGTTCGCCGTTCGTTTCTATCGTTCAGAGGCGAAACGAGACGAAACGGCCGGTACGAGCGCTCTACTCGGAATACCCGGTGAGCCTGTGACTTAAATTTATCCAGATACGCGGTACACGCATTTAATAGCAGATCATATAAGTCACGCACCCGTACACTGAAGCAAGCGACCGTCGCCCCACAGTCAACTTCCCACTATGTCAACAGAGGAATCCAGACACGTTTATCGGCTGCACTCGACGCTCGAACTGCCCCTCGAAGACCTGCGCGACCACCTCGAAGAGGCGAAATACCCGGACGGCATCGACGACGTCGAGCTCACGCGGCGGAACAACACGCTCATTCTCAAGGCCGTCGCGGAGGATCAGTCGGTCAGCAAGTACACGCCGACGGCCCAGCTCAAGGCCAGCGTCACCGAGAACCGCGTCTACGAGGAGGATCCCGACGAGCGCCGCCAGTCCTTTAGCTGGGACGAGGAGGAAGAGGAGGAGATCGAGTCCGAACTCGTCGAGTTCGCGGCGTTCAAAGGCGACCGCGAGACGGTACTGCAGAACTCCTTGCTGCAGTACGAGATGTTCCTCGTGCTCTGCGAGATCGCCGAAGCCGCCGAGAAGGGCACGCTGACGGCCATCTCGGAGCGTGACGGCGAACTGCAGGCGACCCGGATCGTCGACGGCGAACCGCGGCCGGCGAACATCGAAGTCGTCGAGGGGCCGCGCGACCACGGCTCCGGCGAAGGCGGTGTCAACTGGCGCGACAACAAGTTCATCAGCGACTGATAGCGCTCCGTTTTAGCGGCTATCCTTTTAGCGGCTATCCCCCACCCCCGCGGACGAGTAGGCTCGACCCCGAACGCTGGACGGAAAGAGACGAGTGACGCCGAGTATTCGAACGTTCCTACGCGTCTCCCTAATCACGGCTCTCCCGTCTAATGGTCCTGTTTACCGGCCTATACGACTACTACGGACGAAACAAGAGAACGGCGGGCAGCGAGTAACGGGGAACGCGGGAGATAACAAACCGAATCGACGGTACCAGAAACCGGAACGAATGAGTTGCACGGACATCGGCGTCCTCCTCGACGGCGAGTACCTGCCCGCGTATCAGACGGCGGCCCTCGAGAAAGTGAGCGCCGAGACGGCGGCCGACGTGTCGCTCGTCGTCGTCAACCAGGAATCCCGTTCGCTCCGGCACCGGTCGCTGCGTCGCCAGGCCCGGCGCGCCTGGAGCTGGGGGGCGTGGCTGCCCGTCTGGACGGGGACCGAACTGCTGCGATCCGTCCGGGGCCGACCCGCGTACGACGAGCCGCGGCACGTCTCGACGGTCGATGTGTTCGCCGGCGCGGACGTCGTCGGTTGCACACCGGAACGGACGGACGACCTGTGGGCGACGCTGCCGGATCCGATCGTCGACAGGCTCGCCGCCGAAACCGACGTCGTGATCCGCTTCGGCTTCGGCCTGCTCACCGGTCGGATCCTGAACGCGCCCGAGCACGGCGTCCTCTCGTTTCACTACAGCGATATTCGCGACTACCGCGGCCGAATCGGCGGCCTGTGGGAGTTCATCGGCGACGACTCGAACGCCGGCGTCACGCTTCAGCAGCTCACCGACCGCATCGACGGCGGCCGGATCGTCGCGCTCGAGCACGTTCCGATCGAAGAGACCGATACGTACCAGGACCTCAAGCACCGCCAGCGCGATCCCACCACGGGAACGGTACTGGTCGACGGCGTCCGGAACCTGAACGATCCCGAGTTCGAACCGGCCGCTCCGGACACGCTGGGGACCTACCGCACCGCACCCACGCCGCTCGAGGTCGCGCGGTACCTCCGGAAGAACAACGCGAACAAACTCAGACGGCTACTCTCCGAAGGTCGACCAGCGTCCAGCCCTCCGTGACTGTTGCCGCGGAGGCGACGGCTCGAGTCTCCGGTGTTACGCTCGTCCGAGCGATCTTTCGCGGCGGTCGCGGGGTAGTGGGTCGGACTGCAGCGGTGCCGCTCCCGATGGCGACACCGTCGGCGAATCCGCCGAGCAGTCGCCGTCGACTGAGAGCGAGCGGGCCGGGACCGTCGTACCTGCCGGCGATCCTCGGTATCGAAGATGTCTTTTCCCGTGACGGTCACGACACGATGATCGGACGCGGCCCGGCCGCTTCGAAGCGGCCGGATCAGCGGGGTAATGAGTTGCTGAGGATTCACGAGGCGCCGACGGCAGCTGCCGGGACGGCGACCGCGAGGGGTGAAACGATCCGTAGTTGCGTCCTAGCCACCCGGCGCCGTTGCGGTCGAACCGAGGTAGTCCGAGGTAGTCGCTCATTTTCGCGCGTAGCCGAACCCAACACCGACGCCCGAGTGCGAGCGCCGTCACTCGACGACGCATTACGATGGCTAAAATTCGCCGCCGCGCCCGCTACTCGCGGCCGATCCGGTCGCCATCCGGAGTAGCGCGCTGATAACGATATAGCGCGTTTTGGAAGGGACAGTTGTCATGAGCTACGAGGTGATACGACGTGCGCTGTCTCTTCTTTAACAATACGCCGGCTCACGTTCATCTGTACAAACACACCGTCGAGCGACTCGAGGCGGACGGACACGACGTGCTCGTGCTCGCGCGCGGCGACGAGTTCACCGAGTCGCTGCTCTCGTACCACGACGTGCCCTACGAGACCTACGGCGATCGGGGCGAGTCGCTGTCCTCGCTGCTGTGGGAGCTGCCGACCCACCTGTACGCGATGGGCCGCAAGGCGCGAGCGTTCGATCCGGACGTCATCTTCGGCATCGGCCCCTACGCGGCCTATACGGGCACGATCACGGAGACCCCGGCGATCGCCGTCCTCGATTCGGAGCCGTCGCTGGACCACGTCGTTTCCCGCCCCTTCGTGCAGGCGTTCCTGACGCCGGAGGCCTTCCAGAAGGACCTCGGCGCGAAACACTACCGGTTCGAGGGGTTCAAGGAATCGGCCTATCTCCACCCCGACGTCTTCGAGCCGGACGAGTCGGTCCGCGACGATCTGGGCGTCGGTTCCGACGAACCGTACGCGATCGTCCGACTCAACGCCTTCAACGGCCACCACGACGTCGGCCGCGAGGGCTTCTCGCTCGAGCAGCGCCGGCGGCTGATCGAGACGCTTTCCGAGCACGCGACCATCTTCGTCTCCGACGAGGGCGGCGATCTCGACTTCGCGAATCTCGACGCGCAGCCGTACGATCTCCACCCGGCGCGGATCCACGATGCGCTCGCGGAGGCCGACCTGCTTGTCGCGGACACGCAGACGATGGTCACCGAGGCCGCGCTGCTGGGCACGCCGGCGATCCGCTCGAACTCCTTCGTCGGCGAGGACGACATGGGCAACTTCCTCGAGCTCGAGGACGCGGGGCTCGTCGAGAACCTCGCGGAGTTCGAGGCGGTGCTCGAGCGCGCGGCGGAACTGCTCGCGGACGAATCGGCACCCGAACGGTGGGAGCGGCGGCGGGACGACTACGTCGAAGATATGGTCAATCTCACGGAGGTTCTCTCGAACATCGCACTGGCGTACAGCGAGACGAGCACCGATCCGGTTCCGGTCGACGTGACCGGGCCAAGCGCAGGAACAGGGACAGGCCGCGGCGAGGGGGTGAACTGATCGATGCGCGTCTGTTCGGTCGTCGGCGCGCGCCCGCAGTTCGTCAAGGCCGCGGTCGTCTCCCGGAAAATCCGCGACGTCGGCGAGGAGGTGCTGGTCCACACCGGCCAGCACTACGACGAGGAGATGTCCGACGTCTTCTTCGAGGAACTGGACATCCCCGAACCCGAGTACAACCTCGGCGTCCAGTCCGACACGCACGGCCGCCAGACCGCCCGGATGATCGCCGAACTCGAACCGGTCGTCGAGGCGGAAGACCCCGACGTGATGCTGCTGTACGGGGACACGAACTCGACGCTGGCCGGCGCGATCGTCGGCTCGAAGCGCGATATGGCCGTCGCCCACGTCGAGGCCGGGCTGCGCAGCGGCAACCGCGAGATGCCCGAGGAGATCAATCGCATC is drawn from Halopiger aswanensis and contains these coding sequences:
- a CDS encoding DUF309 domain-containing protein, whose amino-acid sequence is MSDHTSDPTVAPPPDGTAPTGWLASAGRWEHATLRKATIHGVRLFNDGAYHESHDCFELEWYNYGRGSEESAFLHGMVQVAAGAYKHVDFENDDGMRSLFGTALQYFQGVPTDYYGVDVLEIRTTLTNALEDPTVIDGWRIPIDGERPTARAIDYEYIEALEE
- a CDS encoding M14 family metallopeptidase, with amino-acid sequence MRVAQIGSGTPEIAVVAGVHGDEPCGVRAVERLLDERPTVERPVKLIVANEKALERRVRFVDEDLNRAFPGDPDAKTHEGQLANRLVEELEGCLTFSMHSTQSHAEPFAIVNGVSETAEEIVPQLPVTAMVETSNFAEGRLFSEIDTIEVECGMQGSETAAQNADRLTRAFLTAVGALPGDAMRRDLPVFRLTDVIRKQEADTYEVFVDNFTEVEAGESFAAADGDEQIADESFYPVLMSSNGYRDVFGYAAEKLDVLTAPPAAD
- a CDS encoding class I SAM-dependent methyltransferase — encoded protein: MVDKDAVRRGYDGLAETYAARRDPDDGEWAMLERLRKQLPAAARVLDAGCGQGDPILRRLAEAPAIEATGVDFSREQLRFAHEAAPDAALAQGDITSLPVGDDAFDAVTAFHSLIHVPESEHQAVIDEFARILRPGGLALLTEGTNDWHGRNPDWLETGVEMQWHIAGADTTREQLRAAGFTVRDERLVGDELADEDASWTVFLAQLEA
- a CDS encoding glutaredoxin family protein, yielding MDFPPNQGLDQEEVNEHVAEAIEENEVVLFMKGTELMPQCGYSRKALGLIDHHRDEYETVDVLESLDEYRQALAEHSDWETIPQTFVDGEFVGGSDILEELEERDELAETLNAA
- a CDS encoding DUF7110 family protein, which translates into the protein MSTEESRHVYRLHSTLELPLEDLRDHLEEAKYPDGIDDVELTRRNNTLILKAVAEDQSVSKYTPTAQLKASVTENRVYEEDPDERRQSFSWDEEEEEEIESELVEFAAFKGDRETVLQNSLLQYEMFLVLCEIAEAAEKGTLTAISERDGELQATRIVDGEPRPANIEVVEGPRDHGSGEGGVNWRDNKFISD
- a CDS encoding formyltransferase family protein codes for the protein MSCTDIGVLLDGEYLPAYQTAALEKVSAETAADVSLVVVNQESRSLRHRSLRRQARRAWSWGAWLPVWTGTELLRSVRGRPAYDEPRHVSTVDVFAGADVVGCTPERTDDLWATLPDPIVDRLAAETDVVIRFGFGLLTGRILNAPEHGVLSFHYSDIRDYRGRIGGLWEFIGDDSNAGVTLQQLTDRIDGGRIVALEHVPIEETDTYQDLKHRQRDPTTGTVLVDGVRNLNDPEFEPAAPDTLGTYRTAPTPLEVARYLRKNNANKLRRLLSEGRPASSPP
- a CDS encoding DUF354 domain-containing protein, encoding MRCLFFNNTPAHVHLYKHTVERLEADGHDVLVLARGDEFTESLLSYHDVPYETYGDRGESLSSLLWELPTHLYAMGRKARAFDPDVIFGIGPYAAYTGTITETPAIAVLDSEPSLDHVVSRPFVQAFLTPEAFQKDLGAKHYRFEGFKESAYLHPDVFEPDESVRDDLGVGSDEPYAIVRLNAFNGHHDVGREGFSLEQRRRLIETLSEHATIFVSDEGGDLDFANLDAQPYDLHPARIHDALAEADLLVADTQTMVTEAALLGTPAIRSNSFVGEDDMGNFLELEDAGLVENLAEFEAVLERAAELLADESAPERWERRRDDYVEDMVNLTEVLSNIALAYSETSTDPVPVDVTGPSAGTGTGRGEGVN